One stretch of Saccharomonospora xinjiangensis XJ-54 DNA includes these proteins:
- a CDS encoding DUF4429 domain-containing protein: MAEINSPFGTWKFDGDVLRITPGSHRRVHKLRRTLGEMELPLTAVAGVSFEQGRKSGRLRVRLKDGADPLSLVARGNLPDNADPYQLTVEPGQQQAAEYLVDAVRFTPRPDGDPVSFTRFALPGPALPVTASVSEGVVSCDGNRVLIEWGWQAAEAKRKLGRTELSLDTVEGVDWRPSAGLTDGLLRLRPRGVPVTLPPESDPHCVRLVWGTENELLTVLVAAAVAARLPHPNAPTEPANARQESTPPQGGLTDVDEVLRRIRELGELHRDGVLDETEFATAKQALLRRLSD, encoded by the coding sequence ATGGCCGAGATCAACTCGCCCTTCGGCACGTGGAAGTTCGACGGCGACGTCCTGCGCATTACCCCCGGCTCACACCGCCGCGTCCACAAGCTCCGAAGGACGCTCGGGGAAATGGAGTTGCCGCTCACCGCGGTCGCGGGCGTCTCGTTCGAGCAGGGCCGGAAATCGGGGCGACTGCGTGTGCGACTGAAGGACGGCGCCGACCCGCTCTCGCTGGTGGCACGCGGGAACCTGCCGGACAACGCCGACCCGTATCAACTCACAGTCGAGCCGGGCCAGCAGCAGGCGGCCGAGTACCTGGTGGACGCCGTGCGGTTCACCCCGCGACCGGACGGCGATCCCGTGTCCTTCACGCGTTTCGCGCTGCCCGGCCCCGCCCTGCCGGTGACAGCGTCGGTCAGCGAGGGTGTGGTGTCGTGCGACGGGAACCGGGTCCTCATCGAGTGGGGCTGGCAGGCGGCCGAGGCGAAACGCAAACTCGGCCGCACCGAACTGTCCCTCGACACCGTCGAAGGCGTTGACTGGCGGCCGTCGGCCGGGCTCACCGACGGGCTCCTGCGCCTGCGTCCACGAGGTGTCCCCGTCACGCTGCCTCCCGAGAGCGACCCGCATTGCGTGCGCCTGGTCTGGGGCACGGAGAACGAGTTGCTGACGGTGCTCGTGGCCGCCGCCGTCGCGGCGCGGCTTCCGCACCCGAACGCGCCGACCGAACCCGCGAACGCGCGGCAGGAGTCCACGCCACCCCAAGGCGGGCTCACCGACGTGGACGAGGTCCTGCGGCGCATCCGCGAGCTGGGTGAGCTGCACCGCGACGGTGTTCTCGACGAGACCGAGTTCGCCACGGCCAAGCAGGCGCTGCTGCGCAGGCTGTCGGATTGA
- a CDS encoding TRAP transporter permease, with product MSDDTAPPQAAPASGPGSEQDGDERREQALTHDDKRREQALTHDRESRHRTRLGPWKYLVAALGTALTLFQLYTALFGTFTSVIQGAVHVGMALSLVYLLYPARRAQAGRPGVPVHDVVLCGLALAANGYIVLDYERLTTRAVVFGFTPFDVAVATVALLLILEATRRCVGLPIVVIALAALAYGYYGQAMPVFSHPGFSFDALVSESVYSSTSVFGTPVQVSSTFIFLFLFFGVVLVRTNIARFFNDLAFGLTGRYTGGTAKAAVVASGLQGMVSGSSVANTVASGSFTIPMMKRAGFRPHVAGAVEATASTGGQLVPPVLGAAVFIMAEYTGVPYNELILYAVIPAALYYLGVFSGVHFEALRTGVRGAPKEALPRLRGLLGRCYLLAPVVVIIGLLMAGRSPASAALFGILTALLVSVFRADTRLSPVAFARLFEAGARAALPVIAACASAGIIAGTVTRTGLGGKLAGGIVELSGGLFALVLVLTMVACLLLGMGLPTTANYVVTATVAAPVLVQLGVPTVAAHFFVFYFGIVADITPPVCLAAYAGAGLAGANPMRTGLTAFKLAVPAFLVPYVFVLEPQLLLQDPTVAGFTVTLLTAVVGIIAVAAGLVGFAQDDGTLPRAALVAGGLAAIHPGPWVSLAGLAVIAAVVVTRRFRRGGNGSPLEGVTG from the coding sequence ATGTCCGACGACACCGCGCCTCCTCAGGCAGCCCCGGCGTCCGGTCCGGGCTCCGAGCAGGACGGCGACGAGCGGCGTGAACAGGCGCTCACGCACGACGACAAGCGGCGTGAGCAGGCGCTCACGCACGACAGGGAGAGCCGCCACCGCACCCGGCTGGGACCGTGGAAGTACCTCGTCGCGGCACTCGGCACGGCACTGACGCTGTTCCAGCTCTACACGGCGTTGTTCGGCACGTTCACCTCGGTGATCCAGGGCGCCGTGCACGTCGGCATGGCGCTGAGCCTCGTGTACCTGCTGTATCCGGCCAGAAGGGCGCAGGCAGGCAGGCCGGGCGTTCCGGTCCACGACGTGGTCCTGTGCGGGCTGGCGCTCGCCGCGAACGGCTACATCGTGCTGGACTACGAGCGGCTGACGACGCGGGCGGTGGTCTTCGGTTTCACGCCGTTCGACGTCGCCGTGGCCACCGTCGCTCTCCTCCTGATCCTGGAGGCCACGCGCCGCTGCGTGGGCCTGCCCATCGTCGTGATCGCGCTGGCCGCGCTCGCCTACGGCTACTACGGGCAGGCCATGCCGGTGTTCTCCCACCCCGGTTTCTCGTTCGACGCGCTGGTCTCCGAGTCCGTCTACAGTTCGACGTCGGTGTTCGGCACACCCGTGCAGGTGTCGTCCACCTTCATCTTCCTGTTCCTGTTCTTCGGGGTCGTCCTCGTCAGGACCAACATCGCGCGGTTCTTCAACGATCTGGCCTTCGGGCTCACCGGCCGCTACACCGGTGGCACGGCGAAGGCCGCGGTGGTGGCCAGCGGGTTGCAGGGCATGGTGTCCGGCAGTTCGGTGGCCAACACGGTGGCGTCGGGGTCGTTCACCATCCCGATGATGAAGCGGGCGGGGTTCCGCCCCCACGTCGCGGGTGCGGTGGAGGCCACCGCCTCCACCGGAGGACAGCTCGTGCCGCCCGTGCTGGGCGCGGCCGTGTTCATCATGGCCGAGTACACCGGCGTCCCCTACAACGAGCTGATCCTGTACGCGGTGATCCCCGCCGCGCTGTACTACCTCGGCGTGTTCAGCGGCGTGCACTTCGAGGCTCTGCGCACGGGTGTGCGCGGCGCGCCGAAGGAGGCGCTGCCCCGCCTTCGCGGCCTGCTCGGCCGTTGCTACCTGCTCGCACCGGTGGTGGTCATCATCGGCCTGCTCATGGCAGGCCGCTCCCCGGCGAGCGCCGCCTTGTTCGGCATCCTCACCGCGCTGCTGGTCAGTGTCTTCCGCGCCGACACCCGGCTGTCGCCCGTGGCGTTCGCGCGGCTGTTCGAGGCAGGTGCGCGTGCGGCACTGCCGGTGATCGCGGCTTGCGCGAGCGCGGGCATCATCGCGGGCACCGTCACGCGCACCGGCCTGGGCGGCAAGCTCGCCGGTGGCATCGTCGAGTTGTCGGGCGGCCTCTTCGCGCTCGTGCTCGTGCTCACGATGGTGGCGTGCCTGCTGCTGGGCATGGGCTTACCCACGACCGCGAACTACGTGGTCACGGCCACGGTGGCCGCGCCCGTCCTCGTGCAGCTGGGCGTGCCGACCGTGGCCGCGCACTTCTTCGTCTTTTACTTCGGCATCGTCGCCGACATCACGCCGCCGGTGTGCCTCGCCGCGTACGCGGGAGCCGGTCTCGCGGGCGCGAACCCGATGCGCACAGGGCTGACCGCGTTCAAGCTCGCGGTGCCCGCGTTCCTCGTGCCGTACGTGTTCGTGCTCGAACCCCAGTTGCTGTTGCAGGACCCGACCGTCGCCGGGTTCACCGTCACGCTGCTCACCGCCGTCGTGGGCATCATCGCGGTGGCGGCGGGGCTCGTCGGCTTCGCGCAGGACGACGGCACGCTGCCGCGCGCGGCACTGGTCGCGGGCGGGCTCGCGGCCATCCACCCCGGCCCGTGGGTGTCGCTCGCAGGGCTCGCCGTGATCGCCGCCGTCGTCGTGACACGCCGCTTCCGGCGTGGCGGGAACGGAAGCCCTCTGGAGGGTGTCACCGGATGA
- a CDS encoding methionine/alanine import family NSS transporter small subunit: protein MSTSAIVMLIVSIGLVWGGLALAILRLRKHPEQPEEEA, encoded by the coding sequence ATGTCAACGAGCGCCATCGTGATGCTCATCGTCTCCATCGGACTCGTGTGGGGTGGGCTGGCATTGGCGATCCTGCGCCTGCGCAAGCACCCGGAACAGCCGGAGGAGGAAGCCTAG
- a CDS encoding TAXI family TRAP transporter solute-binding subunit, which yields MRTTTHARRGRGAGSITALLAAVAVTAACSGGGSGGDGFTTDLQLGTGSTGGVYYPLGQEYAGIFADTIEVEGLNVTAVETGASVENLAKIARGELQLAIAQHNTAQDAVNGRGEFEGATVENVGLLGKLYPEAAQIITLESSGIDSVADLRGKTVAIGPPGGGTREAAEQILAAYGLDEGSYTALEEGFADAKAKLQDGNADASIEILGVPAASLQELHATTGQVKLVPIDGPELDTVVGNSSFEKYEIPAGTYDFLDEPVPTVSVFASMYASTTQVSEELGYELTKAMYERADSLTLAQKELITLEEATVGQGDVPLHPGARKYFAEHGLIG from the coding sequence GTGCGGACGACAACACACGCAAGGCGTGGACGTGGCGCGGGTTCGATCACGGCGCTGCTCGCGGCCGTGGCCGTCACGGCGGCGTGCTCCGGCGGCGGCTCCGGCGGCGACGGGTTCACCACCGACCTCCAGCTCGGCACCGGCAGCACGGGAGGGGTCTATTACCCGCTGGGGCAGGAGTACGCCGGAATCTTCGCCGACACCATCGAGGTCGAGGGCCTGAACGTCACGGCGGTGGAGACCGGGGCGTCCGTCGAGAACCTCGCCAAGATCGCGCGGGGCGAGCTGCAACTCGCCATCGCCCAGCACAACACCGCACAGGACGCCGTGAACGGTCGTGGGGAGTTCGAGGGCGCGACCGTGGAGAACGTCGGGCTGCTCGGCAAGCTCTACCCCGAGGCCGCGCAGATCATCACCCTGGAGTCCTCCGGCATCGACTCGGTGGCCGACCTTCGCGGCAAGACCGTCGCCATCGGACCGCCCGGCGGCGGCACACGCGAGGCCGCCGAGCAGATCCTCGCCGCCTACGGCCTCGACGAGGGCTCCTACACCGCGCTGGAGGAGGGCTTCGCCGACGCGAAGGCGAAATTGCAGGACGGCAACGCCGACGCCTCCATCGAGATCCTCGGTGTGCCCGCGGCGAGCCTTCAGGAGCTGCACGCGACGACGGGGCAGGTGAAGCTCGTCCCGATCGACGGCCCCGAACTGGACACCGTCGTCGGCAACAGCTCTTTCGAGAAGTACGAGATCCCGGCAGGCACCTACGACTTCCTCGACGAGCCGGTCCCGACCGTCTCCGTGTTCGCCTCGATGTACGCGTCAACCACGCAGGTCAGCGAGGAACTGGGCTACGAGCTCACCAAGGCGATGTACGAGCGGGCCGATTCGCTCACGCTGGCGCAGAAGGAGCTGATCACGTTGGAGGAGGCCACGGTCGGGCAGGGTGACGTGCCGCTGCATCCCGGCGCGCGCAAGTACTTCGCGGAGCACGGGCTGATCGGCTGA
- a CDS encoding sodium-dependent transporter: MHAEHREQWGTRAGFLMAAIGSAIGLGNIWRFPYIAYENGGGAFLVPYLAALLTAGIPLLIMEYSLGHKYRGTPPTAFLRLSKPAQVIGWWQVLICFVIAAYYAVIIAWSVMYTGYSFTEAWGDDPETFLFSDVLNAADAPTMDTSFVGTILLPLIAVWLITLGVLAAGVRKGIERANKIFIPLLLMMFVALVIRAITLPGAADGLNAFFQPDWSAITDGSVWVAAYGQIFFSLSIGFGIMITYSSYLRRRSDLSGSAMVAGFANSSFELLAGIGVFATIGFMAANAGIPVGELATSGIGLAFVAFPQIISNMPAGELFGVLFFASLTIAGLTSMISIVQVIVGSVADRTGLRRIPAVLIVGGFTALVSILLFPTTGGLYLLDVVDHFINQYGIVVAALVSVIVVAWVLRQLKPLEQHANATSAIRLGLLWRITLGVITPLVLGWMMWDSLQTELSENYGDYEGSFLLGAGWGVALGALVLGVILSIVPWKRGGKTAEEEVQG, from the coding sequence ATGCACGCAGAGCACCGTGAGCAATGGGGAACCCGCGCGGGGTTCCTCATGGCCGCCATCGGCTCGGCCATCGGCCTTGGCAACATCTGGCGGTTCCCCTACATCGCCTACGAGAACGGCGGCGGCGCATTTCTGGTTCCCTACCTCGCCGCACTTCTCACAGCGGGTATCCCGTTGCTCATCATGGAGTACTCACTCGGGCACAAGTACCGGGGAACGCCGCCGACGGCGTTTCTGAGGCTCTCCAAACCCGCGCAGGTCATCGGGTGGTGGCAGGTCCTCATCTGCTTCGTCATCGCGGCCTACTACGCCGTCATCATCGCGTGGTCGGTCATGTACACGGGGTACTCGTTCACCGAGGCGTGGGGCGACGATCCCGAGACGTTCCTGTTCTCCGACGTCCTCAACGCCGCCGACGCACCGACGATGGACACCTCGTTCGTCGGCACCATCCTGCTGCCACTCATCGCCGTGTGGCTCATCACCCTCGGTGTGCTCGCCGCAGGTGTGCGTAAGGGGATCGAGCGCGCGAACAAGATCTTCATCCCGCTGCTGCTGATGATGTTCGTGGCGCTGGTGATCAGGGCGATCACCCTGCCCGGCGCCGCCGACGGGCTCAACGCCTTCTTCCAGCCCGACTGGTCGGCCATCACCGACGGAAGCGTGTGGGTCGCGGCTTACGGGCAGATCTTCTTCTCGCTCTCCATCGGCTTCGGCATCATGATCACCTACTCGTCGTACCTGCGGCGCCGGTCCGACCTCAGCGGGTCGGCCATGGTGGCGGGCTTCGCCAACAGCTCGTTCGAACTGCTCGCGGGCATCGGCGTCTTCGCGACGATCGGCTTCATGGCCGCGAACGCCGGTATCCCCGTGGGTGAACTCGCCACGAGCGGCATCGGCCTCGCCTTCGTGGCGTTCCCGCAGATCATCTCCAACATGCCTGCGGGCGAGCTGTTCGGTGTTCTGTTCTTCGCCTCGCTCACCATCGCCGGGCTGACCTCCATGATCAGCATCGTTCAGGTCATCGTGGGTTCCGTCGCCGACCGCACCGGCCTGCGGCGCATCCCCGCCGTGCTGATCGTCGGTGGCTTCACCGCGCTCGTCTCGATCCTGCTGTTCCCCACCACCGGCGGCCTCTACCTGCTCGACGTCGTCGATCACTTCATCAACCAGTACGGCATCGTGGTCGCGGCTCTGGTCTCGGTGATCGTCGTCGCGTGGGTGCTGCGCCAGCTCAAACCCCTTGAGCAGCACGCCAACGCGACGTCCGCGATCAGGCTCGGCCTGCTGTGGCGGATCACCCTCGGTGTGATCACCCCGCTCGTACTCGGCTGGATGATGTGGGACAGCCTCCAGACGGAGCTGTCGGAGAACTACGGCGACTACGAGGGCTCCTTCCTGCTGGGCGCGGGCTGGGGCGTCGCGCTGGGTGCACTGGTGCTCGGCGTGATCCTGTCGATCGTGCCGTGGAAGCGTGGCGGGAAGACCGCCGAAGAGGAGGTGCAAGGCTGA
- a CDS encoding epoxide hydrolase family protein yields MIEPFRVHIDDEVLDDLRTRLDATRWPDELPGAGHDYGIPLARVRQLAEHWLTGYDWRACERELNAIPQYVTEIEGQRVHFLHARSSARDALPLLLTHGWPGSVVEFLDVLPLLTRRFHVVVPSIPGFGFSGPTTRRGWDTTRVATAWAELMARLGYRRYGVQGGDWGAAISRLVAQAAPEAVVGVHLNYLPTPALEAELRELSPAERARVEHTNAFAANRPAYQLVQAQMPQTLAFGLTDSPVGQLAWIASRFDEWTDPRSVVADDRILTDVMIYWVTRTAASSARLYRESGPLTGTSGTPVGVAVFAHDLNLPARPIAQRRLNIVHWAEYDRGGHFAAMEVPALFADDVTTFFEAVR; encoded by the coding sequence ATGATCGAACCTTTCCGCGTCCACATCGACGACGAGGTACTCGACGACCTCCGGACGCGACTGGACGCGACGCGCTGGCCGGACGAACTTCCCGGCGCGGGACACGACTACGGCATTCCGCTGGCCAGGGTTCGCCAGCTGGCCGAGCACTGGCTCACCGGCTACGACTGGAGGGCCTGCGAGCGGGAACTCAACGCCATTCCCCAGTACGTCACGGAGATCGAGGGGCAGCGGGTGCATTTTCTCCACGCCCGTTCGTCGGCGCGGGACGCGTTGCCGCTGCTGCTGACTCACGGCTGGCCGGGCTCGGTGGTGGAGTTCCTCGACGTGCTGCCGTTGCTGACTCGCCGGTTCCACGTCGTCGTCCCGTCGATCCCCGGGTTCGGCTTCTCCGGCCCCACGACCCGGCGAGGCTGGGACACGACCAGGGTGGCGACGGCGTGGGCGGAGCTGATGGCCAGGCTCGGCTACCGCCGCTACGGCGTGCAGGGCGGCGACTGGGGCGCGGCGATCTCCCGGCTCGTGGCGCAGGCGGCGCCGGAGGCGGTGGTCGGCGTGCACCTCAACTACCTTCCGACCCCCGCTCTTGAGGCGGAGCTGCGCGAGCTGTCCCCCGCCGAGCGGGCGCGGGTCGAGCACACGAACGCCTTCGCCGCGAACCGGCCCGCCTACCAGCTCGTGCAGGCGCAGATGCCGCAGACTCTCGCCTTCGGGCTGACCGACTCGCCCGTGGGGCAACTCGCGTGGATCGCCTCGCGGTTCGACGAGTGGACAGACCCGCGTTCGGTGGTCGCCGACGACCGGATTCTCACCGACGTGATGATCTACTGGGTGACACGAACGGCGGCGTCGTCGGCGCGGCTGTACCGGGAGTCGGGGCCGCTCACCGGCACGTCCGGTACTCCGGTCGGAGTGGCTGTCTTCGCGCACGACCTGAATCTGCCGGCCCGGCCGATCGCGCAGCGCCGCCTCAACATCGTGCACTGGGCCGAGTACGACAGAGGCGGGCACTTCGCCGCGATGGAAGTGCCCGCCCTGTTCGCCGACGACGTCACGACCTTCTTCGAGGCCGTGCGCTGA
- a CDS encoding tyrosine-protein phosphatase: MLWLDLEGAVNVRDVGGIPTDDGEKIARGRLLRSDNLQNLSPTDINFLVENVRLSTVVDLRSPAEVTSEGPAPLTRIDRVLHVNHSLLPEHGFAATAEALLVRRKREEERYPGDPSCAHYLGYVEHRPDSIVAALRAVNRSAGAALVHCAAGKDRTGVVVAFALTVAGARREDIIRDYAATGERLDRILDRLRRSPTYAGSIDSVPEDHHRPRAETMEAFLEQVDKRHGGVLSVLGGNGFTDDEFDALHRKLRR, encoded by the coding sequence GTGCTGTGGCTCGATCTCGAAGGTGCCGTCAACGTCAGGGACGTCGGGGGGATTCCCACCGACGACGGGGAAAAGATCGCGCGGGGCAGGCTGCTCCGCTCCGACAACCTCCAGAACCTCTCCCCCACCGATATCAATTTCCTGGTGGAGAACGTCCGGCTCAGCACGGTGGTGGACCTCCGCTCGCCGGCCGAGGTCACGTCCGAGGGCCCGGCGCCCCTGACCCGGATCGACCGGGTTCTGCACGTCAATCACTCGTTGCTGCCGGAACACGGTTTCGCCGCCACGGCCGAGGCGTTGCTGGTGCGCCGCAAGCGTGAGGAGGAGCGCTACCCTGGCGACCCGTCGTGCGCGCACTACCTCGGCTACGTCGAGCACCGGCCCGACAGCATCGTGGCCGCGCTGCGGGCCGTCAACCGCTCGGCAGGCGCGGCGCTGGTGCATTGCGCGGCAGGCAAGGACCGCACGGGTGTCGTCGTGGCGTTCGCGCTCACCGTCGCCGGTGCGCGCCGCGAGGACATCATCCGGGACTACGCGGCCACGGGCGAACGGCTCGACCGTATTCTCGATCGCCTGCGCCGCTCACCCACTTATGCCGGGAGCATCGACAGCGTCCCCGAAGACCACCATCGCCCACGTGCCGAGACGATGGAGGCGTTCCTGGAGCAGGTGGACAAGCGTCACGGCGGCGTGCTGAGCGTGCTCGGCGGCAACGGATTCACCGACGACGAGTTCGACGCCCTCCACCGCAAGCTGCGCCGCTGA
- the ggt gene encoding gamma-glutamyltransferase encodes MSPAITRSRRSRALAGLAAVGMIAGLTTAAPASAGTEQWSPETVPGATEGKIAEKRAVAIGAGGAVSSVDPDATAVGIEVLRRGGTAADAAVATAAALGVTEPYSAGIGGGGFFVHYDAATGEVGTIDGRETAPSAMPHDAFLDPETGQPYPFFPDMVTSGVSVGVPGTPATWEAALREWGTYSLAEALRPATRLARRGFVVDEEFREQTLDNAERFSAITPTAELFLPDGDAPEVGSVFRNHDLARTYAELGRKGTSWFYTGEIAGEIADTVRNPPRSGHTGLPVPPGQLTTGDMAAYAIARPEPTRHDYRGYEIVGMAPPSSGGTTVGELLNILERFDTSAMSTEQVLHHYLEASALAYADRARYLGDPAFVEVPVGELLSDDFAAERACELNPRSAADKPVAAGTADGDYDPSCSATGTEVPHRQSEEGLSTTHLSVVDTWGNVVAYTLTIEQTGGSGITVPGRGFLLNNELTDFSHVYDPDDPNRIEGGKRPRSSMSPTIVLRDGEPWLALGSPGGSTIITTVAQTLVNRIDLGMDLPTALAAPRATQRNTVTVSAEAGFRGAHGAALEGYGHRFSTTQEIGAAAAVEILPDGTVQAVAEPHRRGGGAAAVVLPAP; translated from the coding sequence ATGTCCCCAGCGATTACGCGGTCACGTCGATCGAGAGCACTGGCGGGTCTGGCAGCGGTGGGCATGATCGCCGGTCTCACGACGGCCGCTCCGGCGAGCGCGGGCACCGAGCAGTGGTCACCGGAGACGGTCCCCGGCGCGACCGAGGGGAAGATCGCGGAGAAGAGAGCTGTCGCGATCGGTGCGGGCGGCGCGGTCAGCTCGGTGGACCCCGACGCCACCGCCGTGGGCATCGAGGTGCTGCGCCGGGGCGGTACCGCCGCCGACGCCGCTGTCGCGACCGCCGCCGCGCTGGGGGTCACCGAGCCGTACAGCGCGGGAATCGGTGGTGGTGGCTTCTTCGTCCACTACGACGCCGCGACCGGCGAGGTCGGGACCATCGACGGCAGGGAGACCGCGCCGAGCGCCATGCCCCACGATGCGTTCCTCGACCCCGAGACGGGGCAGCCCTACCCGTTCTTCCCCGACATGGTCACCAGCGGTGTGTCCGTCGGGGTGCCCGGCACACCCGCCACGTGGGAGGCCGCGCTGCGGGAGTGGGGGACGTACTCGCTCGCCGAGGCGCTGCGGCCGGCCACCCGGCTCGCCAGGCGCGGCTTCGTGGTGGACGAGGAGTTCCGCGAGCAGACGCTCGACAACGCCGAGCGCTTCTCGGCGATCACACCGACCGCCGAGCTGTTCCTCCCCGATGGGGACGCTCCCGAGGTGGGCTCGGTGTTCCGCAACCACGACCTCGCACGCACCTACGCCGAACTCGGCCGCAAGGGCACCAGCTGGTTCTACACGGGAGAGATCGCAGGGGAGATCGCGGACACCGTGCGGAACCCACCACGCAGCGGGCACACCGGCCTCCCGGTGCCGCCAGGGCAGCTGACCACCGGCGACATGGCGGCCTACGCCATCGCACGCCCCGAACCCACGCGCCACGACTACCGGGGCTACGAGATCGTGGGTATGGCGCCGCCGTCCAGCGGCGGCACCACCGTCGGTGAGCTGCTGAACATCCTCGAACGCTTCGACACCTCCGCGATGAGCACCGAGCAGGTTCTGCACCACTACCTCGAAGCGTCGGCGCTGGCCTACGCCGACCGGGCCCGCTACCTCGGCGACCCGGCCTTCGTCGAGGTTCCTGTCGGCGAGCTGCTGTCCGACGACTTCGCCGCCGAACGCGCCTGCGAGCTGAACCCACGATCGGCGGCGGACAAACCGGTCGCGGCGGGAACCGCTGACGGCGATTACGACCCCAGCTGTTCGGCAACCGGCACCGAGGTACCCCACCGGCAGAGCGAGGAGGGACTCTCCACAACCCATCTGTCTGTTGTGGACACATGGGGCAATGTCGTGGCGTACACGCTGACCATCGAGCAGACGGGCGGCAGCGGCATCACGGTGCCGGGACGCGGCTTCCTGCTGAACAACGAGCTGACCGACTTCAGCCACGTGTACGACCCGGATGACCCGAACCGCATCGAGGGGGGCAAGCGACCGCGTTCCTCGATGTCGCCGACGATCGTCCTGCGCGACGGCGAACCGTGGCTCGCGCTCGGCTCCCCGGGAGGCTCCACGATCATCACCACGGTGGCGCAGACGCTCGTCAACCGCATCGATCTCGGCATGGACCTTCCCACCGCGCTCGCGGCACCGAGGGCGACACAACGCAACACCGTCACGGTGTCGGCCGAAGCGGGGTTCCGCGGCGCTCACGGTGCGGCGCTGGAGGGCTATGGCCACCGGTTCTCCACCACACAGGAAATCGGTGCCGCCGCTGCTGTGGAGATCCTGCCGGACGGCACGGTGCAGGCCGTCGCCGAACCACACCGGCGAGGCGGCGGTGCCGCCGCCGTGGTGCTTCCGGCACCATGA
- a CDS encoding amidase, which produces MRLGFAGFLALVSAVTAALSATVTPVGAGAAEPAPEVAGRTVSDLRAMLDDGAVTSVQLVEAYLRRIDAYDRDRDGRPGLRAVLTIDPSAVAQARRLDAERAQGHVRGPLHGIPVVVKDNIDTAGLPTTSGSLALRGLRPPDDATQVARLREAGAIVLAKTNLHEYAMSIYTTSSLGGQTRNPYDPGRHPGGSSGGTAAAVAASFAPAGLGTDTCGSVRIPAAHNNLVGVRPTLGLSSRDGVAPLAGTQDTVGPLTTSVEDAALLLDATVGYDPADPVTEAAVGAVPGSYTGALRRDALEGARLGIVTDYFGAEGREADTTALVRAAVADMEALGAEVVELGPRPELMDTADRANRVRHEFERDLNAYLAGSARGRPGRLAHLAEPRDELTLADIVASGEVTPSVLDTLRAWVNSPALPNPEYDEVLRRRDLLREMLSGLLAANDLDALVYPAISEPPTPIGVRQSYRNCRLAAFSGFPAVSVPAGFTSDGLPVGVELLGAPFSEPELLGYAYAYEQATGHRAPPEGTPPLG; this is translated from the coding sequence GTGCGACTCGGATTCGCCGGTTTCCTCGCGCTGGTTTCCGCCGTCACCGCCGCTCTGTCGGCGACGGTCACCCCTGTCGGCGCGGGCGCGGCCGAGCCCGCGCCCGAGGTGGCCGGCCGTACCGTCTCCGACCTGCGCGCCATGCTCGACGACGGAGCCGTGACCTCGGTGCAGCTGGTCGAGGCCTACCTTCGCCGTATCGACGCCTACGACCGTGACCGCGATGGCCGTCCCGGATTACGGGCTGTGCTCACGATCGACCCCTCCGCGGTGGCGCAGGCGAGGCGACTGGACGCCGAGCGTGCACAAGGCCACGTGAGAGGGCCATTGCACGGCATCCCCGTCGTGGTGAAGGACAACATCGACACCGCGGGCCTGCCCACGACGAGCGGTTCGCTGGCGCTGCGCGGACTGCGCCCGCCCGACGACGCCACGCAGGTGGCCCGCCTGCGGGAGGCAGGCGCGATCGTGCTCGCCAAGACCAACCTGCACGAGTACGCCATGAGCATCTACACGACCTCCTCACTGGGCGGGCAGACCCGTAACCCGTACGATCCGGGCCGTCATCCCGGGGGGTCGAGCGGCGGAACGGCGGCGGCTGTGGCCGCGTCGTTCGCTCCCGCGGGTCTCGGCACGGACACGTGCGGATCGGTGCGCATCCCGGCCGCGCACAACAACCTCGTCGGCGTGCGACCCACGCTTGGACTGTCCAGTCGCGACGGTGTCGCCCCGCTGGCGGGCACGCAGGACACCGTGGGGCCGCTCACCACGTCGGTGGAGGACGCCGCGCTGCTGCTCGACGCCACGGTGGGCTACGATCCGGCCGATCCGGTCACCGAGGCGGCCGTCGGCGCGGTGCCCGGCTCCTACACCGGCGCGCTCCGGCGCGACGCGCTGGAGGGTGCTCGGCTGGGGATCGTCACCGACTACTTCGGCGCCGAGGGCAGGGAAGCCGACACCACCGCGCTCGTCCGCGCGGCCGTCGCCGACATGGAGGCGCTCGGGGCGGAGGTGGTGGAGCTGGGACCGCGACCGGAACTCATGGACACCGCCGACAGGGCCAATCGGGTGCGGCACGAATTCGAGCGCGACCTCAACGCCTATCTCGCCGGCTCCGCGCGGGGCAGGCCGGGCAGGCTCGCCCACCTCGCCGAACCCCGGGACGAACTCACGCTCGCCGACATCGTCGCCTCCGGTGAGGTGACCCCGAGCGTGCTGGACACCCTGCGGGCGTGGGTGAACAGTCCGGCGCTGCCCAACCCGGAGTACGACGAGGTGCTGCGCAGGCGCGATCTGCTGCGGGAGATGCTGTCCGGCCTGCTGGCCGCCAACGACCTCGACGCACTGGTCTACCCGGCCATCAGCGAGCCGCCGACTCCGATTGGGGTCCGGCAGTCGTACCGCAATTGCCGGCTCGCGGCTTTCAGCGGTTTCCCCGCCGTGAGCGTGCCGGCCGGGTTCACCTCCGACGGTCTGCCGGTGGGGGTGGAGCTGCTGGGAGCGCCCTTCTCGGAACCGGAGCTGCTCGGCTACGCCTACGCCTACGAACAGGCCACGGGACACCGCGCTCCCCCGGAGGGAACACCGCCACTGGGGTAG